A region of the Brienomyrus brachyistius isolate T26 chromosome 10, BBRACH_0.4, whole genome shotgun sequence genome:
CCATCTGTGACATTCTTCCTCGCATTCTTTGCAttcatttataaatattttttaagtaTAATTAAAGTTCGTTCTACAGTAGTCATACCCCATATTTATATATGGACAAAGTAAAACAGATACGAcatgaaaaataattaaatcacAGGCAAAAAAAGCAGCTATAAATGTGAGTTATATGAGGTTGAGTGCCAATTATCAGTACGTGTCAGTCATCAACAATGTCTGAATCAGCACTTTCATATCTGAGTTTTCAAAGCAACTTAAAGCAACTACGTTTCAAAGAAGCCAAAGAGCCAGCACCTGAAATACAGGTGCAAAATAGTTTTTTGTATTAGGAGTTTATGTCAGAAATTATGCCAGCATACGCCAAATGCAGATTACCTGCAGTTACCAAGAGAAGCAGAGGTCACAAGCTTACCAACTGGGACAGGCAGGCACTAAAAAGGACAGTTGCTCAACAGCACTAAAGTATGGACTCAGGAATGAGCGCAGGATTGACTCGCATCTCTGTAGCACATTTTCAACAAAATGGTATTTCGAGAGCTGGAATTTATGACAGGGCTGCCATCCAAAAAAGGAGACAGCAAAAGAAGGTATAGCATAGATTAAAAACTTCTCAGAAGTAGAAGATAGTAACATGGTGTGATGAGTCTGCTTTCACCCTTTATCCTACATCTGGTCAGGTTTACATTTAGAGAAAGCTTAAGAACTGGCAAACGTGGTGGGGGCAGTCATTAGATTTGATGATTTCTCTGCATGGTTGTAGAACAGCCATGATATATGAAGATGTTTTGCAGGACCTGGTTCTCTGTGGGGCAAACACTGTTCTAGGGTGACGACCTAatccatgtggggggggggggggggggggactctgtgAACTACTTCAGATTTTataaactactttaaaactagAAGGCTCCTGTGTTTGGCTCATtagttcttcttgtgcttttactGGTTTCCTTCTTTGCTCGAATGACTcaaccagctgtttcacattaacattagtgacacatgtatgagtataggagactgaccaatcagcgcaCAGCAAGTACTCAGTTCTAAAGTGAAATTCAGGCCCTTTTaactgaaatggtagtttactaACCCTGTCCCAGTTCATAGTGTGCCCTCTGACATGGATTAATTGGTCACCCTACACTGTTCAAATTCTGAAATGAAACCGATTCATTTTGTGAATATCACGATAAAGTCCATGGTCTCCCTAGACACCAAACCTAAACATCGTAGAAGTCTATAGTGCAGGTTGCAAAATATTTTCAGTCTTGTTCATGCCTCAAAGAAATAGaagtttttctttttgaagGATGATCCAATATCTCACCCACCCATTTCAGGACTTGTTTGACTGTATTCCAACAGTGGCCAGACTCCTTATGGTATTTTTAGGTGTTTTTATGATTTTGCCCATGAATGAGgagcatttttgttaatacataCATGTTTGCGTTTTCCTGTGTGTGTTCAGTTGTGTGTGTTCAGCTGTGTGTGTTCagttgtgtgtgtttctctgaATGCTGTGCATGAGTGTCAATGTCTTAACAGGTTGCTATTCCGGTCTGTCTGTTTTCAGAAGGGGATCGTCAGTCGGTACTACGGACCACGAAGGTCCGGACCTCCCTTAAGGGAGACAGCAGCTGGATCCAGCAGCGCTCAGAACCACAACTTGAGCAGCAGAAGTCATGGTAAACCAATCACAGTCTACCACACTCGTTCACTGGAGACacctcccacccacccatccaaacGTCGACATTCGAGCGTGGCTGCTGATCGATGTCTCTCTTCCTTTCTGCAGGTTAGCGGAGGTGAAGGCGACACCTCCCATCTTAGAGTTGAGCCCCCCACCATCTCCCACTGCTGCCTCAGCAGCCACCGATCCCAGCTCTCCCACCACCACACAGGCGTAAGCATTCAGGCTTATGTAAAACAGAACTATGGGGGGACACGCGCCATAATGGGGCTGGGGAGTAACGCTCCAGAATTACAAGATTGCTTCTgtatttagcatttttttaacatacatacatttatttagcagattaaTTTATCCAGAGTACTGATGAAATCACTCTACCGACCCTGAGCTTTGACCCGACACCCTTTTGATCACAAGTACAGAGTCTAACTCACAGAACTAAACACAACCCTGAAAATAAGCAGAACAACCCACTCGACGGATCAGACTTACAACCCAGTGATTAAGAGATTTGTGCTTTACAACTGAGTTAACCTAGTTCTATAGCAATGCTAtgagtgggatttgaacccgcatGGGGAGCCACCCCTGGGTTTCGAGTCCAGTACCTTAGCCACCTGGCATCATGCAGGAATGGAATGTGCTCAGGTTACTAAATATACAAGAGAAAAGTGAGTGATGGTGATTTCTTTTTGTTTCTGTTCTGTAGCCCCAAACCATCTTCAGGTTACCTTATCAGGTAAGACGGGTCTCCGGCAAAGCAGGAACCAGATGGAAACAGCCTTTCAGAGCACTGAACTGAATTATCGCTTTCTCTTTCAGGGGTGTTTTCACGAAAACCAACAATGAAAAAGCACCTGCGTCCAATGGAACCAGGTAAGACAAATGTTAAGAAGACACAAAGGTATTCTGTGAAGCGGGATGCCGTTTTTCCTATAGCAGATTTTAGCTGAAGGAGTCTGATTCATGTCTGTTctcttttcctgtcagtgcccCCTCTGGCACCTTTGTTAAGAAGCCCACTGACAGCTACAAGAAGATGTAAGTCATATTTTGTCTGCGCATGACCGCCGTGCTGTGTACATGTGCTGCTGTGACTGTCTgattgtgaatgttgtgcatgTGCGTTTCAGAGCTCCTCACATTGTCCGGTCAGGTAGCAGCAGCTCCTACGTGGATGATGTTACGCTGTCTCCCGAGGAACAGGACAAGCGGTAAGGGGCGAGACATGAAGGGATGTCCCCGAGGCAGactcagtcacatgaccaaaaCAGGCAAAACTCAAACAATCAGACATCCCAGGTCACATTTACAATAAGACTAGCATCTTCTTACCTGGGCGTATAAACAGGTTATACAATTCAGATTCAGAATTCAGATTcagaatactttattgatccctgaggaaattatataatattatgtaATGCATAGTACAActggatatatatacacacaaaacaAAATGCAGTACCTTAACTTTTCAGCACCTGCAGCATCTGTAGACCATTGAGGCAGAGTAACTGCAGTAttcaagcacaatgtttttttctGCTACCAGCTCTAAAGATACTAAACTGGTTGAGGAGCTGAAAAAGCCAGAGAGCCCAGCAGAATGACTCCCTCTCAGGAATGTTCTTAAGTTGaacttctgcttgggttcttgctttgttagaagTCGTTCTGTAGCTCCTACTCCAACACTGCATACACTTCTGCCTGGGAATTcgttggaagctcagcctagctgcacttatgccttaTCATCTCCTACACAGCATGTATGCTTGTAAGTTGTAATGCATCACCTTCCCATTTCCCTGCCCTTTCAGGACGGAGGCCGCCAGCAATGTGCTCATGTCGTCCGCAGCCCGGCAGCGATCTTATGTCCTCTCAGCAGCTAAGAAATATGAGTGAGTGGCTCCACCCACCTCCCGCATCACACCTTGTCTTTGTTTACATCTGCCCCAGACACCCTGCTGTTTGTCCCGTCAGTCTAACGTTCAATCTCTGCTTTTGCCCCGTTTCTGAATTCATGATTTGTGTCACAGGTCTGTAGAAAAACCACAAGATGCTGGTCTGCCATTCGTGGCTAAACGGTAACCCAGATGCCTTTAAGCATTCttagaattattattttaagcATTATCAAAATTCTGTTTATCACCCAATTCTGCCTGTCATTGCACTATAATGGCGGTTAAAAGTTTACAATGGTTTTCATGTCTTTGGTAGCATTAATTTGAGTACAGAAAGCAGTGTCCTACCAGGCACAAAGAAAGATATATCAAATGGAACTGATAAGCAGCCTTATTTttccttgtgtttgtgtgtgcagggtcgTGATTAATGACGATGATGACATTAGTCACAAAGACAAAGGGATGGATGACATGACGCCCCCTGTTGGTAGCCGACAGACAGTGCAGTCTGTACCCCCCTCAAGGTGAGAATCTGATATCCTCTTCCTGCTGCCCAATGCACTGATCCTATCCTGTGCTCTGGCAACACACAAAGTCTGATATATTACACACTTGGCCCatattcatccatcttcaataACTGaatagaacatccatccatccatccatttaccaaaccgcttatcctattgggtcgcggggggtccggagcctatcccggaggcaatgggcacgaggcagggaacaacccaggatggggggccagcccatcacagggcataaggcagggaacaccctggatggggggccagcccatcacagggcataaggcagggaacaccctggatggggggccagcccatcacagggcataaggcagggaacaccctggatggggggccagcccatcacagggcataaggcagggaacaccctggacggggggccagcccatcacagggcataaggcagggaacaccctggatggggggccagctcatcacagggcataaggcagggaacaccctggatggggggccagcccatcacagggcataaggcagggaacaccctggatggggggccagcccatcacagggcataaggcagggaacaccctggatggggggccagcccatcacagggcataaggcagggaacaccctggatggggggccagcccatcacagggcataaggcagggaacaccctggatggggggccagctcatcacagggcataaggcagggaacaccctggatggggggccagcccatcacagggcataaggcagggaacaccctggatggggggccagctcatcacagggcataaggcagggaacaccctggatggggggccagctcatcacagggcataaggcagggaacaccctggatggggggccagctcatcacagggcataaggcagggaacaccctggatggggggccagcttatcacagggcataaggcagggaacaccctggatggggggccagcttaTCACAAGTGACACAATTCAGGCAACATAGTGACATCagttaactgcatgttttttggGAGGCACAACACctggaaaacatgcaaagtccacaaACTGAAAGCAGGGATGAGATTCAAACCCTCAGCCATGGAGACATAAGTCGGTTATGCTGCTTACTGAGCCACCACAGAAACCCCCCAAAACTATACTGGGTTCCATTAACTTAGTATCATCTATGTTTAAGTCATTAACATAGATATTTGTTTGCAAATGCATGACAATCATAATATCTATTCTTTCTCTTACAGCTCAAAGTTGCCTGTAGAACCTAAACCTGAGATCACTTCAGTTAAGACCAGGTAGGagagtaaaaatattttctaACTATTTTTGGACTCCACAGAGACTTATGATGATGTCACTCCATGAGCTTTTATTGACATGAGGTCAGGAGTgaatattcctataataatgATTCTTATCCTAAGTTTTTCCAGCCAGTGCTAATTGTGCTGctgccttttttcttttttgaatcACAGTCCCAAAGACACTCAATTTGTCATGGAACAGAAACCAAAAACAGAGGCTGCTCCAGCTAAGACCAGGTACTAATATGTAGACATGTGAAGCCCCCCAATTTGGTGCCTTGGACCAGTGTTTCTGAACCCGCTCCTCGGGAACCCTCAGATGGCCCTCAGACAGTTCACGTTCTTGCTCCCTCCATGTGAGCTGTCTGAACCTGCTCCTCGGGAACCCTCAGATGGCCCTCAGACAGTTCACGTTCTTGCTCCCTCCATGTGAGCTGTCTGAACCTGCTCCTCGGGAACCCTCAGTTGGCCCTCAGACAGTTCACGTTCTTGCTCCCTCCATGTGAGCTGTCTGAACCCGCTCCTCGGGAACCCTCAGATGGCCCTCAGACAGTTCACGTTCTTGCTCCCTCCATGTGAGCTGTCTGAACCCGCTCCTCGGGAACCCTCAGATGGCCCTCAGACAGTTCACGTTCTTGCTCCCTCCATGTGAGCTGTCTGAACCCGCTCCTCGGGAACCCTCAGATGGCCCTCAGACAGTTCACGTTCTTGCTCCCTCCATGTGAGCTGTCTGAACCCGCTCCTCGGGAACCCTCAGATGGCCCTCAGATAGTTCACGTTCTTGCTCCCTCTATGTGAGCTGTCTGAACCCGCTCCTCGGGAACCCTCAGATGGCCCTCAGACAGTTCACGTTCTTGCTCCCTCCATGTGAGCTGTCTGAACCCGCTCCTCGGGAACCCTCAGATGGCCCTCAGACAGTTCACGTTCTTGCTCCCTCCATGTGAGCTGTCTGAACCCGCTCCTCGGGAACCCTCAGATGGCCCTCAGACAGTTCACGTTCTTGCTCCCTCCATGTGAGCTGTCTGAACCCGCTCCTCGGGAACCCTCAGATGGCCCTCAGACAGTTCACGTTCTTGCTCCCTCCATGTGAGCTGTCTGAACCCGCTCCTCGGGAACCCTCAGATGGCCCTCAGACAGTTCACGTTCTTGCTCCCTCCATGTGAGCTGTCTGAACCCGCTCCTCGGGAACCCTCAGATGGCCCTCAGATAGTTCACGTTCTTGCTCCCTCCATGTGAGCTGTCTGAACCCGCTCCTCGGGAACCCTCAGATGGCCCTCAGACAGTTCACGTTCTTGCTCCCTCTATGTGAGCTGTCTGAACCCGCTCCTCGGGAACCCTCAGATGGCCCTCAGACAGTTCACGTTCTTGCTCCCTCCATGTGAGCTGTCTGAACCCGCTCCTCGGGAACCCTCAGATGGCCCTCAGACAGTTCACGTTCTTGCTCCCTCCATGTGAGCTGTCTGAACCCGCTCCTCGGGAACCCTCAGATGGCCCTCAGACAGTTCACGTTCTTGCTCCCTCCATGTGAGCTGTCTGAACCCGCTCCTCGGGAACCCTCAGATGGCCCTCAGACAGTTCACGTTCTTGCTCCCTCCATGTGAGCTGTCTGAACCCGCTCCTCGGGAACCCTCAGATGGCCCTCAGACAGTTCACGTTCTTGCTCCCTCCATGTGAGCTGTCTGAACCCGCTCCTCGGGAACCCTCAGATGGCCCTCAGACAGTTCACGTTCTTGCTCCCTCCATGTGAGCTGTCTGAACCCGCTCCTCGGGAACCCTCAGATGGCCCTCAGACAGTTCACGTTCTTGCTCCCTCCATGTGAGCTGTCTGAACCTGCTCCTCGGGAACCCTCAGATGGCCCTCAGACAGTTCACGTTCTTGCTCCCTCCATGTGAGCTGTCTGGCATGGAGCTGGAGGGGATCAAAAACATGGAAGATCTGGGGGTCCGGtgaactgggttgagaaacattgtTATAAACACAGGCTTTATGAAAGTGAGTTGCTGCTTGTATTATCTTTAATTTTGCAGTGAATTGTTGTCATGAGAAGGACAACTTATGCTTTTGTTTATGCTTGACGCTGATTAATTATTGGTGACTGATTTGCCCTCGCTGTATAACTATGTGAATaagagtgtatgtgtgtatctCTCCATAACCCCTACACTCCCCATGATCGCACCCAACCCCCCACTGCTGTTATTGGCTTAGTTATTACTTATAATGCAcacattaatatattaatataaatcatTCTCAACTTCACTTTATTGCAGCTCGGTGGAAACACCAAAAGTGCCCCCGGCTGTTGTTCCTGCCCCGGTCGTCTCCAACAGGTAGAATAATTGCTCTGATTAGAAAAGCCATTAGCTGTAATACCTTCATAATTACATCCACTGTTCGAAGTGGCCAATGATTTTTCAGGGGGCCCAAAAATGGCATTCAGTGTTCTTTCTTATTGGGGGGACTCGCCTCTCATTTTGATCTGTGActgtaacagttctgctggatttgttTTACCCTCCTGCAGCTCAGTGGAAACACCGAAAGTGCCCCCGGCTGTTGTTTCTGCCCCAGTCGTCTCCACCAGGTAGAATAATTGCCCCTCTCAAATATTCACAAATTTCACATCAAATATGTTTTCTTGTTTAACTGCAGATCACTGCTAATCAATTTCTTGCTTATTCACAGCCCCAAGGAGTCTAAGCCAGTCGTGGAACAGAAACCCGAGACCCCTCCTGTTAAGAGCAGGTAGTGATATATAAAATGCGAGGCCAGTCAGTGTATAACAGCACACAGAGGACGTCCACAGTCTGCACTGCCTGTAAAAGCGATAGCATGAAATGTGCTGGTTAATATTAATCTGCATTTATCGTACTGTCTTACAGCTCGGTGGAAACACCGAAAGTGCCCCCGGCTGTTGCTCCTGCCCCAGTCGTCTCCACCAGGTAGAATGATTGCCCCTCTCAAATATTCACAAATTTCACATCAAATATGTTTTCTTGTTTAACTGCAGATCACTGCTAATCAATTTCTTGCTTATTCACAGCCCCAAGGAGTCTAAGCCAGTCGTTGAACAGAAAACTGAGACCCCTCCTGTTAAGAGCAGGTAGTGATATATAAAATGCGAGGCCAGTCAGTGTATAACAGCACACAGAGGGCGTCCACAGTCTGCACTGCCTGCAAAAGCGATAGCATGAAATGTGCTGGTTAATATTAATCTGCATTTATCGTACTGTCTTACAGCTCGGTGGAAACACCGAAAGTGCCCCCGGCTGTTGTTCCTGCCCCAGTCGTCTCCACCAGGTAGAATAATTGCCCCTCTCAAATATTCACAAATTTCACATCAAATATGTTTTCTTGTTTAACTGCAGATCACTGCTAATCAATTTCTTGCTTATTCACAGCCCCAAAGAGTCTAAGCCAGTCGTGGAACAGAAAACCGAGACCCCTCCTGTTAAGAGCAGGTAGTGATATATAAAATGCGAGGCCAGTTAGTGTGTAACAGCACACAGAGGGCGTCCACAGTCTGCACTGCCTGCAAAAGCGATAGCATGAAATGTGCTGGTTAATATTAATCTGCATTTATCGTACTGTCTTACAGCTCGGTGGAAACACCGAAAGTGCCCCCGGCTGTTGTTCCTGCCCCGGTCGTCTCCACCAGGTAGAATAATTGCCCCTCTCAAATATTCACAAATTTCACATCAAATATGTTTTCTTGTTTAACTGCAGATCACTGCTAATCAATTTCTTGCTTATTCACAGCCCCAAAGAGTCTAAGCCAGTTGTGGAACAGAAAACCGAGACCCCTCCTGTTAAGAGCAGGTAGTGATATATAAAATGCGAGGCCAGTCAGTGTGTAACAGCACACAGAGGGCGTCCACAGTCTGCACTGCCTGGAAAAGCGATAGCATGAAATGTGCTGGTTAATATTAATCTGCATTTATCGTACTGTCTTACAGCTCGGTGGAAACACCGAAAGTGCCCCCGGCTGTTGTTCCTGCCCCAGTCATCTCCACCAGGTAGAATAGATGCCCCTTTCATGGCATGACTACCTACGGTCCTGCATCACTTCATTTCTCTACTTCTGCATGACACCTTCTACCTTTCCCCTCGCCCTTCCATAAACACCACTGATAATTACCATTTGAATAAtcatttaattaataattactaattatgtttttttctgcTAGCAGCTCTAAAGACACTAAACTGGTTGAGGAGCTGAAAAAGCCAGAGAGCCCAGCAGTTAAGGCCTGGTAAGGAGATACAGGACTGTGGTTTCACTGAAGCTGCCACATCATATACAGGCTTTTCATAAACAGGCTGCACATGAGGACATCACATGAATTGCTTGCAGGTTTTCTTCTGCTTTTCGTGTCTGAGGTCTGGCCTTCACAGGTCCGAGTGAATAGTGGTGAGGGCCGACAGACTGATTGTGTCCCTTCGTTTGCCTGTAAGATATTGAATGTTATTCTGCTGCTCCAGGGCTGCATGTTCAGATGTGACCTGACCTGTGTGGCCCGTGAATTGCCTTTAGTGTCTAACTATTTGATTGTCTGCTTATATACTGATGTCCCATC
Encoded here:
- the znf185 gene encoding zinc finger protein 185 isoform X14, translating into MSKEGDRQSVLRTTKVRTSLKGDSSWIQQRSEPQLEQQKSWLAEVKATPPILELSPPPSPTAASAATDPSSPTTTQAPKPSSGYLIRGVFTKTNNEKAPASNGTSAPSGTFVKKPTDSYKKIAPHIVRSGSSSSYVDDVTLSPEEQDKRTEAASNVLMSSAARQRSYVLSAAKKYESVEKPQDAGLPFVAKRVVINDDDDISHKDKGMDDMTPPVGSRQTVQSVPPSSSKLPVEPKPEITSVKTSPKDTQFVMEQKPKTEAAPAKTSSVETPKVPPAVVPAPVVSNSSVETPKVPPAVVSAPVVSTSPKESKPVVEQKPETPPVKSSSVETPKVPPAVAPAPVVSTSPKESKPVVEQKTETPPVKSSSVETPKVPPAVVPAPVVSTSPKESKPVVEQKTETPPVKSSSVETPKVPPAVVPAPVVSTSPKESKPVVEQKTETPPVKSSSVETPKVPPAVVPAPVISTSSKDTKLVEELKKPESPAVKACSVETPKVPPAVVPAPVVSTSPKESKPVVEQKTETPPVKSSSVETPKVPPAVVPAPVVSTSSKDTKLVEMLKKPESPAVKACSAEASKAASDSSPAPTPSCSLKPLVEQKSPAINTSSVETPKVPPAVVPAPVVSSSSKDTKQVVGQKWTETSPVKASSPAKAEQAPESNKNIDNQDLISLAESGEKFLDPFPSVPESQKTQVDQKTSISLDKLADDVIPFSIKSISASESATAKEPTTTQSSTDPSPFKEPPKSTDISVMDLFDPFPVDPNKRSTTPVSPLKKTEDSFEEDLNDLCEDHENFTITVEKIEPHNPSPSSMDSSLETTSQEATPSETESKKGIVLLKEYVNTKPATGISNNDLFSGDYISSSVSSYNYSSPTSSSSTSSACTYCGLPVGSEAKITIEHLNISCHPACFKCGVCGKSMGDLLYSMFLHKGVVHCESCYAKTI
- the znf185 gene encoding zinc finger protein 185 isoform X10, whose translation is MSKEGDRQSVLRTTKVRTSLKGDSSWIQQRSEPQLEQQKSWLAEVKATPPILELSPPPSPTAASAATDPSSPTTTQAPKPSSGYLIRGVFTKTNNEKAPASNGTSAPSGTFVKKPTDSYKKIAPHIVRSGSSSSYVDDVTLSPEEQDKRTEAASNVLMSSAARQRSYVLSAAKKYESVEKPQDAGLPFVAKRVVINDDDDISHKDKGMDDMTPPVGSRQTVQSVPPSSSKLPVEPKPEITSVKTSPKDTQFVMEQKPKTEAAPAKTSSVETPKVPPAVVPAPVVSNSSVETPKVPPAVVSAPVVSTSPKESKPVVEQKPETPPVKSSSVETPKVPPAVAPAPVVSTSPKESKPVVEQKTETPPVKSSSVETPKVPPAVVPAPVVSTSPKESKPVVEQKTETPPVKSSSVETPKVPPAVVPAPVVSTSPKESKPVVEQKTETPPVKSSSVETPKVPPAVVPAPVISTSSSKDTKLVEELKKPESPAVKACSVETPKVPPAVVPAPVVSTSPKESKPVVEQKPETPPVKSSSVETPKVPPAVVPAPVVSTSSKDTKLVEMLKKPESPAVKACSAEASKAASDSSPAPTPSCSLKPLVEQKSPAINTSSVETPKVPPAVVPAPVVSSSSKDTKQVVGQKWTETSPVKASSPAKAEQAPESNKNIDNQDLISLAESGEKFLDPFPSVPESQKTQVDQKTSISLDKLADDVIPFSIKSISASESATAKEPTTTQSSTDPSPFKEPPKSTDISVMDLFDPFPVDPNKRSTTPVSPLKKTEDSFEEDLNDLCEDHENFTITVEKIEPHNPSPSSMDSSLETTSQEATPSETESKKGIVLLKEYVNTKPATGISNNDLFSGDYISSSVSSYNYSSPTSSSSTSSACTYCGLPVGSEAKITIEHLNISCHPACFKCGVCGKSMGDLLYSMFLHKGVVHCESCYAKTI
- the znf185 gene encoding zinc finger protein 185 isoform X35 — translated: MSKEGDRQSVLRTTKVRTSLKGDSSWIQQRSEPQLEQQKSWLAEVKATPPILELSPPPSPTAASAATDPSSPTTTQAPKPSSGYLIRGVFTKTNNEKAPASNGTSAPSGTFVKKPTDSYKKIAPHIVRSGSSSSYVDDVTLSPEEQDKRTEAASNVLMSSAARQRSYVLSAAKKYESVEKPQDAGLPFVAKRVVINDDDDISHKDKGMDDMTPPVGSRQTVQSVPPSSSKLPVEPKPEITSVKTSPKDTQFVMEQKPKTEAAPAKTSSVETPKVPPAVVPAPVVSNSSVETPKVPPAVVSAPVVSTSPKESKPVVEQKPETPPVKSSSVETPKVPPAVAPAPVVSTSPKESKPVVEQKTETPPVKSSSVETPKVPPAVVPAPVVSTSPKESKPVVEQKTETPPVKSSSVETPKVPPAVVPAPVVSTSSKDTKLVEMLKKPESPAVKACSAEASKAASDSSPAPTPSCSLKPLVEQKSPAINTSSVETPKVPPAVVPAPVVSSSSKDTKQVVGQKWTETSPVKASSPAKAEQAPESNKNIDNQDLISLAESGEKFLDPFPSVPESQKTQVDQKTSISLDKLADDVIPFSIKSISASESATAKEPTTTQSSTDPSPFKEPPKSTDISVMDLFDPFPVDPNKRSTTPVSPLKKTEDSFEEDLNDLCEDHENFTITVEKIEPHNPSPSSMDSSLETTSQEATPSETESKKGIVLLKEYVNTKPATGISNNDLFSGDYISSSVSSYNYSSPTSSSSTSSACTYCGLPVGSEAKITIEHLNISCHPACFKCGVCGKSMGDLLYSMFLHKGVVHCESCYAKTI
- the znf185 gene encoding zinc finger protein 185 isoform X30 — protein: MSKEGDRQSVLRTTKVRTSLKGDSSWIQQRSEPQLEQQKSWLAEVKATPPILELSPPPSPTAASAATDPSSPTTTQAPKPSSGYLIRGVFTKTNNEKAPASNGTSAPSGTFVKKPTDSYKKIAPHIVRSGSSSSYVDDVTLSPEEQDKRTEAASNVLMSSAARQRSYVLSAAKKYESVEKPQDAGLPFVAKRVVINDDDDISHKDKGMDDMTPPVGSRQTVQSVPPSSSKLPVEPKPEITSVKTSPKDTQFVMEQKPKTEAAPAKTSSVETPKVPPAVVPAPVVSNSSVETPKVPPAVVSAPVVSTSPKESKPVVEQKPETPPVKSSSVETPKVPPAVAPAPVVSTSPKESKPVVEQKTETPPVKSSSVETPKVPPAVVPAPVVSTSPKESKPVVEQKTETPPVKSSSVETPKVPPAVVPAPVVSTSPKESKPVVEQKTETPPVKSSSVETPKVPPAVVPAPVVSTSSKDTKLVEMLKKPESPAVKACSAEASKAASDSSPAPTPSCSLKPLVEQKSPAINTSSVETPKVPPAVVPAPVVSSSSKDTKQVVGQKWTETSPVKASSPAKAEQAPESNKNIDNQDLISLAESGEKFLDPFPSVPESQKTQVDQKTSISLDKLADDVIPFSIKSISASESATAKEPTTTQSSTDPSPFKEPPKSTDISVMDLFDPFPVDPNKRSTTPVSPLKKTEDSFEEDLNDLCEDHENFTITVEKIEPHNPSPSSMDSSLETTSQEATPSETESKKGIVLLKEYVNTKPATGISNNDLFSGDYISSSVSSYNYSSPTSSSSTSSACTYCGLPVGSEAKITIEHLNISCHPACFKCGVCGKSMGDLLYSMFLHKGVVHCESCYAKTI
- the znf185 gene encoding zinc finger protein 185 isoform X8 — encoded protein: MSKEGDRQSVLRTTKVRTSLKGDSSWIQQRSEPQLEQQKSWLAEVKATPPILELSPPPSPTAASAATDPSSPTTTQAPKPSSGYLIRGVFTKTNNEKAPASNGTSAPSGTFVKKPTDSYKKIAPHIVRSGSSSSYVDDVTLSPEEQDKRTEAASNVLMSSAARQRSYVLSAAKKYESVEKPQDAGLPFVAKRVVINDDDDISHKDKGMDDMTPPVGSRQTVQSVPPSSSKLPVEPKPEITSVKTSPKDTQFVMEQKPKTEAAPAKTSSVETPKVPPAVVPAPVVSNSSVETPKVPPAVVSAPVVSTSPKESKPVVEQKPETPPVKSSSVETPKVPPAVAPAPVVSTSPKESKPVVEQKTETPPVKSSSVETPKVPPAVVPAPVVSTSPKESKPVVEQKTETPPVKSSSVETPKVPPAVVPAPVVSTSPKESKPVVEQKTETPPVKSSSVETPKVPPAVVPAPVISTSSSKDTKLVEELKKPESPAVKACSVETPKVPPAVVPAPVVSTSPKESKPVVEQKTETPPVKSSSVETPKVPPAVVPAPVVSTSSKDTKLVEMLKKPESPAVKACSAEASKAASDSSPAPTPSCSLKPLVEQKSPAINTSSVETPKVPPAVVPAPVVSSSSKDTKQVVGQKWTETSPVKASSPAKAEQAPESNKNIDNQDLISLAESGEKFLDPFPSVPESQKTQVDQKTSISLDKLADDVIPFSIKSISASESATAKEPTTTQSSTDPSPFKEPPKSTDISVMDLFDPFPVDPNKRSTTPVSPLKKTEDSFEEDLNDLCEDHENFTITVEKIEPHNPSPSSMDSSLETTSQEATPSETESKKGIVLLKEYVNTKPATGISNNDLFSGDYISSSVSSYNYSSPTSSSSTSSACTYCGLPVGSEAKITIEHLNISCHPACFKCGVCGKSMGDLLYSMFLHKGVVHCESCYAKTI